Proteins found in one Anas platyrhynchos isolate ZD024472 breed Pekin duck chromosome 18, IASCAAS_PekinDuck_T2T, whole genome shotgun sequence genomic segment:
- the CDK9 gene encoding cyclin-dependent kinase 9: protein MAKQYDMVECPFCDEVSKYEKLAKIGQGTFGEVFKAKHRQTGKKVALKKVLMENEKEGFPITALREIKILQLLKHENVVNLIEICRTKASPYNRCKGSIYLVFDFCEHDLAGLLSNAHVKFTLSEIKKVMQMLLNGLYYIHRNKILHRDMKAANVLITRDGVLKLADFGLARAFSLAKNSQPNRYTNRVVTLWYRPPELLLGERDYGPPIDLWGGGCIMAEMWTRSPIMQGNTEQHQLTLISQLCGSITPEVWPNVDKYELFEKLELPKGQKRKVKDRLKAYVKDPYALDLIDKLLVLDPAQRIDSDDALNHDFFWSDPMPSDLKNMLSTHNQSMFEYLAPPRRRGGHMPQQPANQGRNPAATNQTEFDRVF from the exons atGGCCAAGCAGTACGACATGGTGGAGTGCCCCttctgcgatgaggtctccaaGTACGAGAAGCTCGCCAAGATCGGGCAGGGCACCTTCGG gGAGGTTTTCAAAGCCAAGCACCGCCAGACGGGCAAGAAGGTGGCGCTGAAGAAGGTGCTGATGGAGAACGAGAAGGAGGGG TTCCCAATCACGGCCCTGCGAGAGATTAAAATCCTCCAGCTGCTCAAGCACGAGAACGTGGTGAACCTCATAGAGATCTGCAGGACCAAAG cctctccGTACAACCGCTGCAAGGGCAGCATCTACCTGGTGTTTGACTTCTGCGAGCATGACCTGGCCGGCCTCCTCAGCAACGCCCACGTCAAGTTCACGCTCTCGGAGATCAAGAAAGTCATGCAGATGCTGCTGAACGGGCTGTACTACATCCACAGGAACAAG ATCTTGCATCGGGACATGAAAGCCGCCAACGTCCTGATCACGCGGGACGGGGTCCTGAAGCTCGCGGACTTCGGGCTGGCTCGAGCTTTCAGCCTGGCTAAGAACAGCCAGCCCAACCGCTACACCAACCGCGTGGTCACCCTGTGGTACCGGCCGCCAGAGCTGCTCCTAG GGGAGCGGGACTACGGGCCCCCCATCGACCTGTGGGGCGGGGGCTGCATCATGGCCGAGATGTGGACCCGCAGCCCCATCATGCAGGGCAACACGGAGCAGCACCAGCTCACCCTCATCAGCCAGCTCTGCGGATCCATCACGCCGGAg GTCTGGCCGAACGTGGATAAATACGAGCTGTTTGAGAAGCTGGAGCTTCCCAAGGGCCAGAAGCGCAAGGTGAAGGATCGCCTGAAAGCCTACGTCAAGGACCCCTACGCGCTCGACCTCATCGAcaagctgctggtgctggatCCCGCCCAACGCATCGACAGCGACGACGCCCTGAACCACGACTTCTTCTGGTCGGACCCCATGCCCTCGGACCTCAAAAACATGCTGTCCACCCACAACCAGTCCATGTTCGAGTACCTGGCCCCGCCGCGCAGGCGGGGTGGCCACatgccccagcagccagccaaCCAGGGCAGGAACCCCGCGGCCACCAACCAGACCGAATTCGACAGGGTCTTTTGA
- the SH2D3C gene encoding SH2 domain-containing protein 3C isoform X1, with protein MAEGQKRGGFKKFKFFKFKGFGSLSSIPRSFTLRRGAVAPSSSEAGEGGLPPHGFLEEPFGSTQDDLNTMPKSPGPYARSSDMYSHMGTMPRQNPGKAGKSPGKARGTQSCREKGTPRDKMPGTTPMSGPKTPGTPDAGTDPSSASGKAEQEEEEALPSGTPAAAMSRMEQEPAGNTSCPRMEAPSPRAAPDPAPGTETTSRDLLGKGQEHPSEGSPDSHHNGLESGSEYVKFSKEKYILDSSPEKLHKELEEELKLSSTDLRSHAWYHGRIPREVSESLVQRNGDFLIRDSLTSLGDYVLTCRWRNEPLHFKINKATVKSSDGHSRVQYLFEQESFDNVPALVRFYVGNRKAISEQSGAIIYCPINRTFPLRYLEASYGLANGKHGAPHSPAAQKGGHIKRRSITMTDGLTADKITRAEGCPTSVSLPHHRDIIRNCAVSVDQIQELHAPMSPISENPTSPAYSTVTRLKPHACQAPGIAPASPVIRRSSEPQLCPGSTSKPLPDPAHSTHSTPCHGYARASPSPSVNSYSDPDTGHYCQLHPTSPVGRERPSHDTKPAKSYVERLKVEEGQRGTVENGSGEAEAGQRLKGERDLGGFVPPAMETCSSFNPAAFQSLLIPLENKPLEMAVLKKVKELLAEVDAKTLAKHITKVDCVVARILGVTAETQRLMGVSSGMELLTLPHGHQLRLDLLERFHTMSIMIAVDILGCTGSTEERAALLHKTIQLAAELKSTMGNMFSFAAVMNALEMTQIARLEQTWMVLRQRHTEGAILYEKKLKPFLKSLNEGKEGPPLTNTTFPHVMPLVTLLERDDALVDNPEPWESTDDGVEVVMAHLEAARMVAHHGGLYHTNAEVKLQGFQGRAELLEVFSTEFQLRLLWGSRGAESSQAERYEKFDKVLTALSHKLEPAVRFSEL; from the exons ATGGCTGAGGGCCAGAAACGAGGGGGCTTCAAGAAATTCA AGTTTTTCAAGTTCAAAGGCTTCGGCAGCCTGAGCAGCATCCCCCGCTCCTTCACGCTGCGGCGCGGGGCCGTGGCCCCCAGCTCTTCCGAGGCGGGGGAAGGGGGGCTGCCCCCACACGGCTTCCTGGAGGAGCCCTTCGGCAGCACCCAGGATGATCTCAACACCATGCCCAAGAGCCCCGGCCCCTACGCCCGCTCCTCGGACATGTACAGCCACATGGGCACCATGCCCAGGCAGAACCCGGGCAAGGCGGGGAAGAGCCCGGGCAAAGCCAGGGGCACCCAGAGCTGCCGGGAGAAAGGGACCCCCAGGGACAAGATGCCCGGCACAACCCCAATGAGCGGCCCCAAGACTCCTGGAACCCCAGACGCCGGCACAGACCCGTCCTCAGCCTCTgggaaagcagagcaggaggaggaagaggctcTGCCCTCGGGCACCCCAGCAGCAGCGATGTCCAGGATGGAGCAGGAACCTGCAGGGaacacctcctgccccaggatGGAGGCACCGAGCCCCAGAGCAGCCCCCGACCCCGCACCAGGAACGGAGACCACCAGCAGGGATCTGCTGGGAAAGGGGCAAGAGCACCCCAGCGAGGGCTCCCCGGACAG cCACCACAATGGCCTGGAGTCCGGCAGTGAATACGTGAAG TTCTCCAAGGAGAAATACATCCTCGACTCATCACCGGAGAAGCTTCACAAGGAGCTGGAAGAGGAGCTGAAGCTGAGCAGCACTGACCTGCGCAGCCACGCCTGGTACCACGGCCGCATCCCCCGGGAG GTGTCGGAGAGCCTCGTGCAGAGGAACGGCGACTTCCTCATCCGCGACTCGCTCACCAGCCTGGGCGACTACGTGCTGACGTGCCGCTGGCGCAACGAGCCCCTGCACTTCAAGATCAACAAGGCGACGGTCAAATCCAGCGACGGCCACAGCCGCGTGCAGTACCTCTTCGAGCAGGAGAGCTTCGACAACGTGCCCGCCCTCGTCCGCTTCTACGTGGGCAACCGCAAGGCCATCTCCGAGCAGAGCGGTGCCATCATCTACTGCCCCATCAACCGCACCTTCCCCCTGCGCTACCTGGAGGCCAGCTATGGGCTCGCCAACGGCAAGCACGGGGCGCCCCACAGCCCCGCCGCCCAGAAAGGGGGGCACATCAAGAGGAGGAGCATCACCATGACGGACGGCCTGACGGCCGACAAGATCACCAGGGCCGAGGGGTGTCCCACCAG cgtGTCCCTGCCGCACCACAGGGACATCATCCGCAACTGCGCCGTCAGCGTGGACCAGATCCAGGAGCTGCATGCCCCGATGTCCCCCATCTCGGAGAACCCCACGTCGCCCGCCTACAGCACGG TTACACGGCTAAAGCCACACGCCTGCCAAGCACCCGGCATCGCCCCGGCCTCCCCGGTCATCAGAAGGTCCAGCGAGCCCCAGCTGTGCCCGGGGAGCACCAGCAAACCTCTCCCAGACCCTGCCCACAGCACCCACTCCACTCCCTGCCACGGCTACGCTCGCGCCTCCCCCTCGCCCTCCGTGAACAGCTACAGCGACCCGGACACGGGGCACTACTGCCAGCTGCACCCCACCTCCCCCGTCGGCAGGGAGCGGCCGTCCCACGACACCAAGCCAGCAAAGAGCTACGTGGAGAGGCTAAAGGTGGAGGAAGGACAGAGAGGGACTGTGGAGAACGGCTCCggggaggcagaggcagggcagAGGCTGAAAGGAGAGCGGGACTTGGGGGGCTTCGTGCCCCCTGCCATGGAGACGTGCTCCTCCTTTAACCCTGCCGCCTTCCAGTCCCTGCTCATCCCCCTGGAGAACAAGCCCCTGGAGATGGCCGTGCTCAAGAAGGTCAAGGAGCTGCTGGCGGAGGTGGACGCGAAGACGTTGGCCAAGCACATCACCAAAGTGGACTGCGTG GTCGCTCGGATACTGGGCGTAACGGCGGAGACGCAGCGGCTCATGGGGGTGAGCTCTGGCATGGAGCTGCTCACCCTGCCCCACGGCCACCAGCTGCGGCTCGACCTGCTGGAACG GTTCCACACCATGTCCATCATGATCGCCGTGGACATCCTGGGCTGCACGGGCAGCACGGAGGAGCGGGCGGCCCTGCTGCACAAAACCATCCAGCTGGCGGCCGAGCTGAAGAGCACCATGGGCAACATGTTCAGCTTCGCTGCCGTGATGAACGCCCTGGAAATGACACAG ATCGCGCGGCTGGAGCAGACCTGGATGGTGCTGCGGCAGCGGCACACGGAGGGCGCGATCCTCTACGAAAAGAAGCTGAAGCCGTTCCTGAAGAGCCTGAACGAAGGCAAAG AAGGCCCCCCGCTGACCAACACCACCTTCCCCCACGTCATGCCCCTGGTGACCCTCCTGGAGCGGGACGACGCTCTGGTGGACAACCCCGAGCCCTGGGAGAGCACGGACGACGGCGTGGAGGTGGTGATGGCCCACCTGGAGGCGGCGCGGATGGTGGCCCACCACGGGGGGCTGTACCACACCAACGCCGAGGTGAAGCTGCAGG GTTTCCAGGGCCGAGCGGAGCTGCTGGAGGTCTTCAGCACCGAGTTCCAGCTgcggctgctgtggggcagccgCGGGGCCGAGAGCAGCCAGGCGGAGCGCTACGAGAAATTCGACAAAGTCCTCACCGCCCTGTCCCACAAGCTGGAACCAGCGGTGCGCTTCAGCGAGCTGTAA
- the SH2D3C gene encoding SH2 domain-containing protein 3C isoform X4, translating to MTAVGRRFPTLGQGSHHNGLESGSEYVKFSKEKYILDSSPEKLHKELEEELKLSSTDLRSHAWYHGRIPREVSESLVQRNGDFLIRDSLTSLGDYVLTCRWRNEPLHFKINKATVKSSDGHSRVQYLFEQESFDNVPALVRFYVGNRKAISEQSGAIIYCPINRTFPLRYLEASYGLANGKHGAPHSPAAQKGGHIKRRSITMTDGLTADKITRAEGCPTSVSLPHHRDIIRNCAVSVDQIQELHAPMSPISENPTSPAYSTVTRLKPHACQAPGIAPASPVIRRSSEPQLCPGSTSKPLPDPAHSTHSTPCHGYARASPSPSVNSYSDPDTGHYCQLHPTSPVGRERPSHDTKPAKSYVERLKVEEGQRGTVENGSGEAEAGQRLKGERDLGGFVPPAMETCSSFNPAAFQSLLIPLENKPLEMAVLKKVKELLAEVDAKTLAKHITKVDCVVARILGVTAETQRLMGVSSGMELLTLPHGHQLRLDLLERFHTMSIMIAVDILGCTGSTEERAALLHKTIQLAAELKSTMGNMFSFAAVMNALEMTQIARLEQTWMVLRQRHTEGAILYEKKLKPFLKSLNEGKEGPPLTNTTFPHVMPLVTLLERDDALVDNPEPWESTDDGVEVVMAHLEAARMVAHHGGLYHTNAEVKLQGFQGRAELLEVFSTEFQLRLLWGSRGAESSQAERYEKFDKVLTALSHKLEPAVRFSEL from the exons ATGACAGCGGTGGGCAGGAGGTTTCCCACCTTGGGGCAGGGCAG cCACCACAATGGCCTGGAGTCCGGCAGTGAATACGTGAAG TTCTCCAAGGAGAAATACATCCTCGACTCATCACCGGAGAAGCTTCACAAGGAGCTGGAAGAGGAGCTGAAGCTGAGCAGCACTGACCTGCGCAGCCACGCCTGGTACCACGGCCGCATCCCCCGGGAG GTGTCGGAGAGCCTCGTGCAGAGGAACGGCGACTTCCTCATCCGCGACTCGCTCACCAGCCTGGGCGACTACGTGCTGACGTGCCGCTGGCGCAACGAGCCCCTGCACTTCAAGATCAACAAGGCGACGGTCAAATCCAGCGACGGCCACAGCCGCGTGCAGTACCTCTTCGAGCAGGAGAGCTTCGACAACGTGCCCGCCCTCGTCCGCTTCTACGTGGGCAACCGCAAGGCCATCTCCGAGCAGAGCGGTGCCATCATCTACTGCCCCATCAACCGCACCTTCCCCCTGCGCTACCTGGAGGCCAGCTATGGGCTCGCCAACGGCAAGCACGGGGCGCCCCACAGCCCCGCCGCCCAGAAAGGGGGGCACATCAAGAGGAGGAGCATCACCATGACGGACGGCCTGACGGCCGACAAGATCACCAGGGCCGAGGGGTGTCCCACCAG cgtGTCCCTGCCGCACCACAGGGACATCATCCGCAACTGCGCCGTCAGCGTGGACCAGATCCAGGAGCTGCATGCCCCGATGTCCCCCATCTCGGAGAACCCCACGTCGCCCGCCTACAGCACGG TTACACGGCTAAAGCCACACGCCTGCCAAGCACCCGGCATCGCCCCGGCCTCCCCGGTCATCAGAAGGTCCAGCGAGCCCCAGCTGTGCCCGGGGAGCACCAGCAAACCTCTCCCAGACCCTGCCCACAGCACCCACTCCACTCCCTGCCACGGCTACGCTCGCGCCTCCCCCTCGCCCTCCGTGAACAGCTACAGCGACCCGGACACGGGGCACTACTGCCAGCTGCACCCCACCTCCCCCGTCGGCAGGGAGCGGCCGTCCCACGACACCAAGCCAGCAAAGAGCTACGTGGAGAGGCTAAAGGTGGAGGAAGGACAGAGAGGGACTGTGGAGAACGGCTCCggggaggcagaggcagggcagAGGCTGAAAGGAGAGCGGGACTTGGGGGGCTTCGTGCCCCCTGCCATGGAGACGTGCTCCTCCTTTAACCCTGCCGCCTTCCAGTCCCTGCTCATCCCCCTGGAGAACAAGCCCCTGGAGATGGCCGTGCTCAAGAAGGTCAAGGAGCTGCTGGCGGAGGTGGACGCGAAGACGTTGGCCAAGCACATCACCAAAGTGGACTGCGTG GTCGCTCGGATACTGGGCGTAACGGCGGAGACGCAGCGGCTCATGGGGGTGAGCTCTGGCATGGAGCTGCTCACCCTGCCCCACGGCCACCAGCTGCGGCTCGACCTGCTGGAACG GTTCCACACCATGTCCATCATGATCGCCGTGGACATCCTGGGCTGCACGGGCAGCACGGAGGAGCGGGCGGCCCTGCTGCACAAAACCATCCAGCTGGCGGCCGAGCTGAAGAGCACCATGGGCAACATGTTCAGCTTCGCTGCCGTGATGAACGCCCTGGAAATGACACAG ATCGCGCGGCTGGAGCAGACCTGGATGGTGCTGCGGCAGCGGCACACGGAGGGCGCGATCCTCTACGAAAAGAAGCTGAAGCCGTTCCTGAAGAGCCTGAACGAAGGCAAAG AAGGCCCCCCGCTGACCAACACCACCTTCCCCCACGTCATGCCCCTGGTGACCCTCCTGGAGCGGGACGACGCTCTGGTGGACAACCCCGAGCCCTGGGAGAGCACGGACGACGGCGTGGAGGTGGTGATGGCCCACCTGGAGGCGGCGCGGATGGTGGCCCACCACGGGGGGCTGTACCACACCAACGCCGAGGTGAAGCTGCAGG GTTTCCAGGGCCGAGCGGAGCTGCTGGAGGTCTTCAGCACCGAGTTCCAGCTgcggctgctgtggggcagccgCGGGGCCGAGAGCAGCCAGGCGGAGCGCTACGAGAAATTCGACAAAGTCCTCACCGCCCTGTCCCACAAGCTGGAACCAGCGGTGCGCTTCAGCGAGCTGTAA
- the SH2D3C gene encoding SH2 domain-containing protein 3C isoform X3, translated as MTERCSLWSALSAAACCFYRGSFMQVQFSKEKYILDSSPEKLHKELEEELKLSSTDLRSHAWYHGRIPREVSESLVQRNGDFLIRDSLTSLGDYVLTCRWRNEPLHFKINKATVKSSDGHSRVQYLFEQESFDNVPALVRFYVGNRKAISEQSGAIIYCPINRTFPLRYLEASYGLANGKHGAPHSPAAQKGGHIKRRSITMTDGLTADKITRAEGCPTSVSLPHHRDIIRNCAVSVDQIQELHAPMSPISENPTSPAYSTVTRLKPHACQAPGIAPASPVIRRSSEPQLCPGSTSKPLPDPAHSTHSTPCHGYARASPSPSVNSYSDPDTGHYCQLHPTSPVGRERPSHDTKPAKSYVERLKVEEGQRGTVENGSGEAEAGQRLKGERDLGGFVPPAMETCSSFNPAAFQSLLIPLENKPLEMAVLKKVKELLAEVDAKTLAKHITKVDCVVARILGVTAETQRLMGVSSGMELLTLPHGHQLRLDLLERFHTMSIMIAVDILGCTGSTEERAALLHKTIQLAAELKSTMGNMFSFAAVMNALEMTQIARLEQTWMVLRQRHTEGAILYEKKLKPFLKSLNEGKEGPPLTNTTFPHVMPLVTLLERDDALVDNPEPWESTDDGVEVVMAHLEAARMVAHHGGLYHTNAEVKLQGFQGRAELLEVFSTEFQLRLLWGSRGAESSQAERYEKFDKVLTALSHKLEPAVRFSEL; from the exons ATGACGGagcgctgcagcctgtggagcgCCCTGTCGGCGGCCGCCTGCTGCTTCTACCGAGGCTCCTTCATGCAGGTCCAG TTCTCCAAGGAGAAATACATCCTCGACTCATCACCGGAGAAGCTTCACAAGGAGCTGGAAGAGGAGCTGAAGCTGAGCAGCACTGACCTGCGCAGCCACGCCTGGTACCACGGCCGCATCCCCCGGGAG GTGTCGGAGAGCCTCGTGCAGAGGAACGGCGACTTCCTCATCCGCGACTCGCTCACCAGCCTGGGCGACTACGTGCTGACGTGCCGCTGGCGCAACGAGCCCCTGCACTTCAAGATCAACAAGGCGACGGTCAAATCCAGCGACGGCCACAGCCGCGTGCAGTACCTCTTCGAGCAGGAGAGCTTCGACAACGTGCCCGCCCTCGTCCGCTTCTACGTGGGCAACCGCAAGGCCATCTCCGAGCAGAGCGGTGCCATCATCTACTGCCCCATCAACCGCACCTTCCCCCTGCGCTACCTGGAGGCCAGCTATGGGCTCGCCAACGGCAAGCACGGGGCGCCCCACAGCCCCGCCGCCCAGAAAGGGGGGCACATCAAGAGGAGGAGCATCACCATGACGGACGGCCTGACGGCCGACAAGATCACCAGGGCCGAGGGGTGTCCCACCAG cgtGTCCCTGCCGCACCACAGGGACATCATCCGCAACTGCGCCGTCAGCGTGGACCAGATCCAGGAGCTGCATGCCCCGATGTCCCCCATCTCGGAGAACCCCACGTCGCCCGCCTACAGCACGG TTACACGGCTAAAGCCACACGCCTGCCAAGCACCCGGCATCGCCCCGGCCTCCCCGGTCATCAGAAGGTCCAGCGAGCCCCAGCTGTGCCCGGGGAGCACCAGCAAACCTCTCCCAGACCCTGCCCACAGCACCCACTCCACTCCCTGCCACGGCTACGCTCGCGCCTCCCCCTCGCCCTCCGTGAACAGCTACAGCGACCCGGACACGGGGCACTACTGCCAGCTGCACCCCACCTCCCCCGTCGGCAGGGAGCGGCCGTCCCACGACACCAAGCCAGCAAAGAGCTACGTGGAGAGGCTAAAGGTGGAGGAAGGACAGAGAGGGACTGTGGAGAACGGCTCCggggaggcagaggcagggcagAGGCTGAAAGGAGAGCGGGACTTGGGGGGCTTCGTGCCCCCTGCCATGGAGACGTGCTCCTCCTTTAACCCTGCCGCCTTCCAGTCCCTGCTCATCCCCCTGGAGAACAAGCCCCTGGAGATGGCCGTGCTCAAGAAGGTCAAGGAGCTGCTGGCGGAGGTGGACGCGAAGACGTTGGCCAAGCACATCACCAAAGTGGACTGCGTG GTCGCTCGGATACTGGGCGTAACGGCGGAGACGCAGCGGCTCATGGGGGTGAGCTCTGGCATGGAGCTGCTCACCCTGCCCCACGGCCACCAGCTGCGGCTCGACCTGCTGGAACG GTTCCACACCATGTCCATCATGATCGCCGTGGACATCCTGGGCTGCACGGGCAGCACGGAGGAGCGGGCGGCCCTGCTGCACAAAACCATCCAGCTGGCGGCCGAGCTGAAGAGCACCATGGGCAACATGTTCAGCTTCGCTGCCGTGATGAACGCCCTGGAAATGACACAG ATCGCGCGGCTGGAGCAGACCTGGATGGTGCTGCGGCAGCGGCACACGGAGGGCGCGATCCTCTACGAAAAGAAGCTGAAGCCGTTCCTGAAGAGCCTGAACGAAGGCAAAG AAGGCCCCCCGCTGACCAACACCACCTTCCCCCACGTCATGCCCCTGGTGACCCTCCTGGAGCGGGACGACGCTCTGGTGGACAACCCCGAGCCCTGGGAGAGCACGGACGACGGCGTGGAGGTGGTGATGGCCCACCTGGAGGCGGCGCGGATGGTGGCCCACCACGGGGGGCTGTACCACACCAACGCCGAGGTGAAGCTGCAGG GTTTCCAGGGCCGAGCGGAGCTGCTGGAGGTCTTCAGCACCGAGTTCCAGCTgcggctgctgtggggcagccgCGGGGCCGAGAGCAGCCAGGCGGAGCGCTACGAGAAATTCGACAAAGTCCTCACCGCCCTGTCCCACAAGCTGGAACCAGCGGTGCGCTTCAGCGAGCTGTAA
- the SH2D3C gene encoding SH2 domain-containing protein 3C isoform X2, which translates to MTTWGCLQWDFSPVAVPQDGPAALRHVGSSRSSPAPGKQSSSWVRHGLGCLSKDVCAEILRREAARWQFSKEKYILDSSPEKLHKELEEELKLSSTDLRSHAWYHGRIPREVSESLVQRNGDFLIRDSLTSLGDYVLTCRWRNEPLHFKINKATVKSSDGHSRVQYLFEQESFDNVPALVRFYVGNRKAISEQSGAIIYCPINRTFPLRYLEASYGLANGKHGAPHSPAAQKGGHIKRRSITMTDGLTADKITRAEGCPTSVSLPHHRDIIRNCAVSVDQIQELHAPMSPISENPTSPAYSTVTRLKPHACQAPGIAPASPVIRRSSEPQLCPGSTSKPLPDPAHSTHSTPCHGYARASPSPSVNSYSDPDTGHYCQLHPTSPVGRERPSHDTKPAKSYVERLKVEEGQRGTVENGSGEAEAGQRLKGERDLGGFVPPAMETCSSFNPAAFQSLLIPLENKPLEMAVLKKVKELLAEVDAKTLAKHITKVDCVVARILGVTAETQRLMGVSSGMELLTLPHGHQLRLDLLERFHTMSIMIAVDILGCTGSTEERAALLHKTIQLAAELKSTMGNMFSFAAVMNALEMTQIARLEQTWMVLRQRHTEGAILYEKKLKPFLKSLNEGKEGPPLTNTTFPHVMPLVTLLERDDALVDNPEPWESTDDGVEVVMAHLEAARMVAHHGGLYHTNAEVKLQGFQGRAELLEVFSTEFQLRLLWGSRGAESSQAERYEKFDKVLTALSHKLEPAVRFSEL; encoded by the exons ATGACAACCTGGGGGTGTTTGCAGTGGGATTTTTCCCCCGTTGCAGTCCCTCAGGATGGACCAGCCGCTCTCAGGCACGTGGGGAGCTCACgcagcagccctgcaccagGCAAGCAGAGCAGTTCTTGGGTTCGCCATGGCCTTGGCTGCCTCAGCAAGGATGTTTGCGCTGAAATACTCCGCCGTGAAGCAGCCCGTTGGCAG TTCTCCAAGGAGAAATACATCCTCGACTCATCACCGGAGAAGCTTCACAAGGAGCTGGAAGAGGAGCTGAAGCTGAGCAGCACTGACCTGCGCAGCCACGCCTGGTACCACGGCCGCATCCCCCGGGAG GTGTCGGAGAGCCTCGTGCAGAGGAACGGCGACTTCCTCATCCGCGACTCGCTCACCAGCCTGGGCGACTACGTGCTGACGTGCCGCTGGCGCAACGAGCCCCTGCACTTCAAGATCAACAAGGCGACGGTCAAATCCAGCGACGGCCACAGCCGCGTGCAGTACCTCTTCGAGCAGGAGAGCTTCGACAACGTGCCCGCCCTCGTCCGCTTCTACGTGGGCAACCGCAAGGCCATCTCCGAGCAGAGCGGTGCCATCATCTACTGCCCCATCAACCGCACCTTCCCCCTGCGCTACCTGGAGGCCAGCTATGGGCTCGCCAACGGCAAGCACGGGGCGCCCCACAGCCCCGCCGCCCAGAAAGGGGGGCACATCAAGAGGAGGAGCATCACCATGACGGACGGCCTGACGGCCGACAAGATCACCAGGGCCGAGGGGTGTCCCACCAG cgtGTCCCTGCCGCACCACAGGGACATCATCCGCAACTGCGCCGTCAGCGTGGACCAGATCCAGGAGCTGCATGCCCCGATGTCCCCCATCTCGGAGAACCCCACGTCGCCCGCCTACAGCACGG TTACACGGCTAAAGCCACACGCCTGCCAAGCACCCGGCATCGCCCCGGCCTCCCCGGTCATCAGAAGGTCCAGCGAGCCCCAGCTGTGCCCGGGGAGCACCAGCAAACCTCTCCCAGACCCTGCCCACAGCACCCACTCCACTCCCTGCCACGGCTACGCTCGCGCCTCCCCCTCGCCCTCCGTGAACAGCTACAGCGACCCGGACACGGGGCACTACTGCCAGCTGCACCCCACCTCCCCCGTCGGCAGGGAGCGGCCGTCCCACGACACCAAGCCAGCAAAGAGCTACGTGGAGAGGCTAAAGGTGGAGGAAGGACAGAGAGGGACTGTGGAGAACGGCTCCggggaggcagaggcagggcagAGGCTGAAAGGAGAGCGGGACTTGGGGGGCTTCGTGCCCCCTGCCATGGAGACGTGCTCCTCCTTTAACCCTGCCGCCTTCCAGTCCCTGCTCATCCCCCTGGAGAACAAGCCCCTGGAGATGGCCGTGCTCAAGAAGGTCAAGGAGCTGCTGGCGGAGGTGGACGCGAAGACGTTGGCCAAGCACATCACCAAAGTGGACTGCGTG GTCGCTCGGATACTGGGCGTAACGGCGGAGACGCAGCGGCTCATGGGGGTGAGCTCTGGCATGGAGCTGCTCACCCTGCCCCACGGCCACCAGCTGCGGCTCGACCTGCTGGAACG GTTCCACACCATGTCCATCATGATCGCCGTGGACATCCTGGGCTGCACGGGCAGCACGGAGGAGCGGGCGGCCCTGCTGCACAAAACCATCCAGCTGGCGGCCGAGCTGAAGAGCACCATGGGCAACATGTTCAGCTTCGCTGCCGTGATGAACGCCCTGGAAATGACACAG ATCGCGCGGCTGGAGCAGACCTGGATGGTGCTGCGGCAGCGGCACACGGAGGGCGCGATCCTCTACGAAAAGAAGCTGAAGCCGTTCCTGAAGAGCCTGAACGAAGGCAAAG AAGGCCCCCCGCTGACCAACACCACCTTCCCCCACGTCATGCCCCTGGTGACCCTCCTGGAGCGGGACGACGCTCTGGTGGACAACCCCGAGCCCTGGGAGAGCACGGACGACGGCGTGGAGGTGGTGATGGCCCACCTGGAGGCGGCGCGGATGGTGGCCCACCACGGGGGGCTGTACCACACCAACGCCGAGGTGAAGCTGCAGG GTTTCCAGGGCCGAGCGGAGCTGCTGGAGGTCTTCAGCACCGAGTTCCAGCTgcggctgctgtggggcagccgCGGGGCCGAGAGCAGCCAGGCGGAGCGCTACGAGAAATTCGACAAAGTCCTCACCGCCCTGTCCCACAAGCTGGAACCAGCGGTGCGCTTCAGCGAGCTGTAA